A stretch of the Panthera uncia isolate 11264 chromosome D1, Puncia_PCG_1.0, whole genome shotgun sequence genome encodes the following:
- the ACAT1 gene encoding acetyl-CoA acetyltransferase, mitochondrial isoform X2 has protein sequence MAVLAALLRGGARGRGPLLRRLIREIKYMERSYVSKPTLNEVVIVSAARTPIGSFLGSLSSLPATRLGSLAIQGAIEKAGIPKEEVKEAYMGNVLQGGEGQAPARQAVLGAGLPLSTPCTTVNKVCASGMKAIMLASQSLMCGHQDVMVAGGMESMSNAPYVMNRGATPYGGVKLEDLIVKDGLTDVYNKIHMGNCAENTAKKLHITREEQDAYAVGSYGRSQAAWDAGRFAEEVVPVTISAKGKPDVVVKEDEEYRRVDFSKVPKLKTVFQKENGTVTAANASTLNDGAAAVVLMTADAAKRLSVKPLARIAAFADAAVDPIDFPVAPAYAVPKVLKDAGLKKEDITMWEVNEAFSLVVLANMKMLELDPEKVNINGGAVSLGHPIGMSGARIVIHMVHTLKPGQYGLASICNGGGGASAMLVQKL, from the exons ATGGCTGTGCTGGCGGCTCTCCTGCGTGGCGGCGCCCGTGGGCGCGGCCCCCTGCTCCGGAGGCTGATACGG gaaataaaatacatggagcGAAGTTATGTATCAAAACCCACTTTGAAT GAAGTGGTCATAGTAAGTGCCGCGAGAACGCCCATTGGATCCTTTCTAGGCAGCCTTTCCTCCCTGCCAGCCACTAGGCTCGGTTCCCTTGCAATTCAGGGGGCCATTGAAAAGGCAG GGATTCCGAAAGAAGAAGTGAAGGAAGCATACATGGGGAACGTTCTACAAGGAGGCGAAGGTCAGGCCCCTGCGAGGCAAGCGGTCCTGGGCGCAG GCTTACCTCTGTCTACTCCGTGCACGACTGTGAACAAAGTCTGTGCCTCGGGGATGAAGGCCATCATGCTGGCCTCTCAGAGCCTCATGTGTGGACATCAG GATGTGATGGTGGCAGGTGGGATGGAGAGCATGTCCAACGCTCCCTACGTAATGAACAGAGGCGCTACACCGTACGGTGGTGTCAAGCTTGAAGACTTGATTGTGAAGGATGGGCTGACTGACGTCTACAATAAAATCCATATG GGGAACTGTGCCGAGAACACGGCTAAGAAGCTGCACATCACGCGCGAGGAGCAGGACGCGTACGCCGTGGGCTCCTACGGCAGGAGTCAGGCGGCCTGGGACGCCGGGAGGTTTGCCGAGGAGGTGGTTCCTGTCACGATTTCGGCGAAAG GTAAACCAGATGTAGTGGTGAAAGAAGATGAAGAATATAGACGTGTTGACTTTAGCAAAGTTCCAAAGCTGAAGACcgttttccagaaagaaaatg GCACAGTAACGGCGGCCAATGCCAGCACGCTGAACGACGGCGCGGCCGCCGTGGTTCTGATGACTGCGGATGCCGCCAAGAGGCTCAGCGTTAAGCCGCTGGCAAGGATAGCGG CGTTTGCTGATGCTGCTGTGGACCCTATTGATTTTCCAGTTGCACCCGCATATGCTGTACCTAAG gttCTTAAAGATGCAGGATTGAAAAAAGAGGATATTACAATGTGGGAAGTAAATGAAGCCTTTAGTCTGGTGGTGCTAGCCAACATGAAAATGCTGGAGCTTGACCCCGAAAAAGTGAACATCAACGGAGGTGCCGTCTCTCTGGGACATCCGATCGG GATGTCTGGAGCCCGGATTGTCATTCATATGGTTCACACCTTGAAGCCAGGGCAATATGGTCTTGCCAGTATCTGCAACGGAGGAGGAGGGGCTTCTGCCATGCTGGTCCAGAAGCTGTAG
- the ACAT1 gene encoding acetyl-CoA acetyltransferase, mitochondrial isoform X4, whose amino-acid sequence MGNVLQGGEGQAPARQAVLGAGLPLSTPCTTVNKVCASGMKAIMLASQSLMCGHQDVMVAGGMESMSNAPYVMNRGATPYGGVKLEDLIVKDGLTDVYNKIHMGNCAENTAKKLHITREEQDAYAVGSYGRSQAAWDAGRFAEEVVPVTISAKGKPDVVVKEDEEYRRVDFSKVPKLKTVFQKENGTVTAANASTLNDGAAAVVLMTADAAKRLSVKPLARIAAFADAAVDPIDFPVAPAYAVPKVLKDAGLKKEDITMWEVNEAFSLVVLANMKMLELDPEKVNINGGAVSLGHPIGMSGARIVIHMVHTLKPGQYGLASICNGGGGASAMLVQKL is encoded by the exons ATGGGGAACGTTCTACAAGGAGGCGAAGGTCAGGCCCCTGCGAGGCAAGCGGTCCTGGGCGCAG GCTTACCTCTGTCTACTCCGTGCACGACTGTGAACAAAGTCTGTGCCTCGGGGATGAAGGCCATCATGCTGGCCTCTCAGAGCCTCATGTGTGGACATCAG GATGTGATGGTGGCAGGTGGGATGGAGAGCATGTCCAACGCTCCCTACGTAATGAACAGAGGCGCTACACCGTACGGTGGTGTCAAGCTTGAAGACTTGATTGTGAAGGATGGGCTGACTGACGTCTACAATAAAATCCATATG GGGAACTGTGCCGAGAACACGGCTAAGAAGCTGCACATCACGCGCGAGGAGCAGGACGCGTACGCCGTGGGCTCCTACGGCAGGAGTCAGGCGGCCTGGGACGCCGGGAGGTTTGCCGAGGAGGTGGTTCCTGTCACGATTTCGGCGAAAG GTAAACCAGATGTAGTGGTGAAAGAAGATGAAGAATATAGACGTGTTGACTTTAGCAAAGTTCCAAAGCTGAAGACcgttttccagaaagaaaatg GCACAGTAACGGCGGCCAATGCCAGCACGCTGAACGACGGCGCGGCCGCCGTGGTTCTGATGACTGCGGATGCCGCCAAGAGGCTCAGCGTTAAGCCGCTGGCAAGGATAGCGG CGTTTGCTGATGCTGCTGTGGACCCTATTGATTTTCCAGTTGCACCCGCATATGCTGTACCTAAG gttCTTAAAGATGCAGGATTGAAAAAAGAGGATATTACAATGTGGGAAGTAAATGAAGCCTTTAGTCTGGTGGTGCTAGCCAACATGAAAATGCTGGAGCTTGACCCCGAAAAAGTGAACATCAACGGAGGTGCCGTCTCTCTGGGACATCCGATCGG GATGTCTGGAGCCCGGATTGTCATTCATATGGTTCACACCTTGAAGCCAGGGCAATATGGTCTTGCCAGTATCTGCAACGGAGGAGGAGGGGCTTCTGCCATGCTGGTCCAGAAGCTGTAG
- the ACAT1 gene encoding acetyl-CoA acetyltransferase, mitochondrial isoform X3 produces MGFVPKSSAERSGVYGKEIKYMERSYVSKPTLNEVVIVSAARTPIGSFLGSLSSLPATRLGSLAIQGAIEKAGIPKEEVKEAYMGNVLQGGEGQAPARQAVLGAGLPLSTPCTTVNKVCASGMKAIMLASQSLMCGHQDVMVAGGMESMSNAPYVMNRGATPYGGVKLEDLIVKDGLTDVYNKIHMGNCAENTAKKLHITREEQDAYAVGSYGRSQAAWDAGRFAEEVVPVTISAKGKPDVVVKEDEEYRRVDFSKVPKLKTVFQKENGTVTAANASTLNDGAAAVVLMTADAAKRLSVKPLARIAAFADAAVDPIDFPVAPAYAVPKVLKDAGLKKEDITMWEVNEAFSLVVLANMKMLELDPEKVNINGGAVSLGHPIGMSGARIVIHMVHTLKPGQYGLASICNGGGGASAMLVQKL; encoded by the exons ATGGGTTTTGTTCCTAAGAGCAGTGCAGAAAGAAGTGGGGTGTACGGCAAG gaaataaaatacatggagcGAAGTTATGTATCAAAACCCACTTTGAAT GAAGTGGTCATAGTAAGTGCCGCGAGAACGCCCATTGGATCCTTTCTAGGCAGCCTTTCCTCCCTGCCAGCCACTAGGCTCGGTTCCCTTGCAATTCAGGGGGCCATTGAAAAGGCAG GGATTCCGAAAGAAGAAGTGAAGGAAGCATACATGGGGAACGTTCTACAAGGAGGCGAAGGTCAGGCCCCTGCGAGGCAAGCGGTCCTGGGCGCAG GCTTACCTCTGTCTACTCCGTGCACGACTGTGAACAAAGTCTGTGCCTCGGGGATGAAGGCCATCATGCTGGCCTCTCAGAGCCTCATGTGTGGACATCAG GATGTGATGGTGGCAGGTGGGATGGAGAGCATGTCCAACGCTCCCTACGTAATGAACAGAGGCGCTACACCGTACGGTGGTGTCAAGCTTGAAGACTTGATTGTGAAGGATGGGCTGACTGACGTCTACAATAAAATCCATATG GGGAACTGTGCCGAGAACACGGCTAAGAAGCTGCACATCACGCGCGAGGAGCAGGACGCGTACGCCGTGGGCTCCTACGGCAGGAGTCAGGCGGCCTGGGACGCCGGGAGGTTTGCCGAGGAGGTGGTTCCTGTCACGATTTCGGCGAAAG GTAAACCAGATGTAGTGGTGAAAGAAGATGAAGAATATAGACGTGTTGACTTTAGCAAAGTTCCAAAGCTGAAGACcgttttccagaaagaaaatg GCACAGTAACGGCGGCCAATGCCAGCACGCTGAACGACGGCGCGGCCGCCGTGGTTCTGATGACTGCGGATGCCGCCAAGAGGCTCAGCGTTAAGCCGCTGGCAAGGATAGCGG CGTTTGCTGATGCTGCTGTGGACCCTATTGATTTTCCAGTTGCACCCGCATATGCTGTACCTAAG gttCTTAAAGATGCAGGATTGAAAAAAGAGGATATTACAATGTGGGAAGTAAATGAAGCCTTTAGTCTGGTGGTGCTAGCCAACATGAAAATGCTGGAGCTTGACCCCGAAAAAGTGAACATCAACGGAGGTGCCGTCTCTCTGGGACATCCGATCGG GATGTCTGGAGCCCGGATTGTCATTCATATGGTTCACACCTTGAAGCCAGGGCAATATGGTCTTGCCAGTATCTGCAACGGAGGAGGAGGGGCTTCTGCCATGCTGGTCCAGAAGCTGTAG
- the ACAT1 gene encoding acetyl-CoA acetyltransferase, mitochondrial isoform X1 — protein MMISKPERTSLEPVALPAVITKRLEEIKYMERSYVSKPTLNEVVIVSAARTPIGSFLGSLSSLPATRLGSLAIQGAIEKAGIPKEEVKEAYMGNVLQGGEGQAPARQAVLGAGLPLSTPCTTVNKVCASGMKAIMLASQSLMCGHQDVMVAGGMESMSNAPYVMNRGATPYGGVKLEDLIVKDGLTDVYNKIHMGNCAENTAKKLHITREEQDAYAVGSYGRSQAAWDAGRFAEEVVPVTISAKGKPDVVVKEDEEYRRVDFSKVPKLKTVFQKENGTVTAANASTLNDGAAAVVLMTADAAKRLSVKPLARIAAFADAAVDPIDFPVAPAYAVPKVLKDAGLKKEDITMWEVNEAFSLVVLANMKMLELDPEKVNINGGAVSLGHPIGMSGARIVIHMVHTLKPGQYGLASICNGGGGASAMLVQKL, from the exons ATGATGATCAGCAAACCTGAACGGACTTCATTGGAGCCTGTTGCCCTGCCAGCTGTAATCACTAAGCGGCTGGAG gaaataaaatacatggagcGAAGTTATGTATCAAAACCCACTTTGAAT GAAGTGGTCATAGTAAGTGCCGCGAGAACGCCCATTGGATCCTTTCTAGGCAGCCTTTCCTCCCTGCCAGCCACTAGGCTCGGTTCCCTTGCAATTCAGGGGGCCATTGAAAAGGCAG GGATTCCGAAAGAAGAAGTGAAGGAAGCATACATGGGGAACGTTCTACAAGGAGGCGAAGGTCAGGCCCCTGCGAGGCAAGCGGTCCTGGGCGCAG GCTTACCTCTGTCTACTCCGTGCACGACTGTGAACAAAGTCTGTGCCTCGGGGATGAAGGCCATCATGCTGGCCTCTCAGAGCCTCATGTGTGGACATCAG GATGTGATGGTGGCAGGTGGGATGGAGAGCATGTCCAACGCTCCCTACGTAATGAACAGAGGCGCTACACCGTACGGTGGTGTCAAGCTTGAAGACTTGATTGTGAAGGATGGGCTGACTGACGTCTACAATAAAATCCATATG GGGAACTGTGCCGAGAACACGGCTAAGAAGCTGCACATCACGCGCGAGGAGCAGGACGCGTACGCCGTGGGCTCCTACGGCAGGAGTCAGGCGGCCTGGGACGCCGGGAGGTTTGCCGAGGAGGTGGTTCCTGTCACGATTTCGGCGAAAG GTAAACCAGATGTAGTGGTGAAAGAAGATGAAGAATATAGACGTGTTGACTTTAGCAAAGTTCCAAAGCTGAAGACcgttttccagaaagaaaatg GCACAGTAACGGCGGCCAATGCCAGCACGCTGAACGACGGCGCGGCCGCCGTGGTTCTGATGACTGCGGATGCCGCCAAGAGGCTCAGCGTTAAGCCGCTGGCAAGGATAGCGG CGTTTGCTGATGCTGCTGTGGACCCTATTGATTTTCCAGTTGCACCCGCATATGCTGTACCTAAG gttCTTAAAGATGCAGGATTGAAAAAAGAGGATATTACAATGTGGGAAGTAAATGAAGCCTTTAGTCTGGTGGTGCTAGCCAACATGAAAATGCTGGAGCTTGACCCCGAAAAAGTGAACATCAACGGAGGTGCCGTCTCTCTGGGACATCCGATCGG GATGTCTGGAGCCCGGATTGTCATTCATATGGTTCACACCTTGAAGCCAGGGCAATATGGTCTTGCCAGTATCTGCAACGGAGGAGGAGGGGCTTCTGCCATGCTGGTCCAGAAGCTGTAG